The nucleotide sequence CCGGAAGTTGCACCCGATTCGACTTCGACAGACTCCCCTGAGCGATCGCGCAGAACCTCAATAAACGTCACAAAGAAATTGGGCACCCCTTCCCGGAGTTGCTGCACATAGGCATGCTGGTCAGTGCTCCCCTTGTTGCCATAGACAGCAATTCCCTGATGCACAGGGTTACCATCCAGATCCAACTCTTTGCCCAGAGACTCCATCACAAGTTGCTGAAGATAGCGACTGAAAAGGAGTAGGCTATCCTTATAGGGCAGGATCACCATATCCTTTTCCCCTCTGCCATTGCCGGCATAGTACCAGGACAATGCCAGCAGTGCCGCAGGATTTTTCCGCAGGTCAGGAATACGGGTGGCCGCATCCATCTCTTTTGCCCCTGCCAGCATGGCGCGAATGTCGATGCCCTGTAGCGCTGCATCGAGCAACCCCACCGCGGACAATTCTGAAGTGCGGCCTCCCACCCAATCAAACATGGGAAACGTTGCCAGCCAGCCCTCAGAGGCTGCCAGGTTATGCATCTTGCTCCCCTCCATGGTGATTGCCACGGCCTGGCGGGCAAAGTCCAGCCCATTGTCAGCAAAGACCTTCTTAGTTTCGACCATGCCATTGCGCGTTTCTGGCGTACCACCTGATTTGGAAATGACAATTACCAGGGTGCTGGCAAGCCGGTCTTTCAGACGACTAAACACTCGATCCATCCCAGCGGGGTCCGTATTATCCAGAAAATGAATTGCCAGGGGTGGAACGTCAGGAGAGAGGGCCTCTGCCACAAATTGCGGTCCCAGGGCAGACCCACCGATCCCAATTGAGAGAATGTCTGTGTACTTGACGGATTGGGGAGGGCGAATTTCACCCTGAAGGATTTTATGGGCAAAGGATTCCAGTTTTTCCAGGGTGGTTATGATTTCCTGTTTGATTTCAGGTGTCGGAGCAAGGTCGGGATCTCGCAGCCAATAGTGACCCACCATCCGGTCTTCGTCAGGGTTCGCGATCGCTCCTCCTTCCAGGGCAGCCATGGCCCTGAATGCCTGATCGAATTTGGGCTGCATCGCCATTACAAACCCATTGTCAAACCGCATCCGGCTGACATCGACATACAGCCCTAAGCCTTCATGGTAGTAAAGCCAGTCTTGATAACGTTGCCAGAGCGCAGTTGCATCCATAGTCTGAAGTTCAAGCCTCTTAAGTTTTGCCCATAGTGTAACGAGGCTCCTGGCAAGAGGCTAGGAGTTTAGGAAAGAAATAAGAGTTGCCTGGAAATGCGGATGGCGAGACTCGAACTCGCAAGGCAAAGCCACACGCCCCTCAAACGTGCGCGTATACCAATTCCGCCACATCCGCACAGGCTGGTTTAAGCAAACCAGTTGAAGCCTTACTAGCATAGCAAAATATCGTTAGTTATGATGCCAGTTTGGTGCCGGGTGCTGCTGAATAGCC is from Leptothermofonsia sichuanensis E412 and encodes:
- a CDS encoding glucose-6-phosphate isomerase, producing MDATALWQRYQDWLYYHEGLGLYVDVSRMRFDNGFVMAMQPKFDQAFRAMAALEGGAIANPDEDRMVGHYWLRDPDLAPTPEIKQEIITTLEKLESFAHKILQGEIRPPQSVKYTDILSIGIGGSALGPQFVAEALSPDVPPLAIHFLDNTDPAGMDRVFSRLKDRLASTLVIVISKSGGTPETRNGMVETKKVFADNGLDFARQAVAITMEGSKMHNLAASEGWLATFPMFDWVGGRTSELSAVGLLDAALQGIDIRAMLAGAKEMDAATRIPDLRKNPAALLALSWYYAGNGRGEKDMVILPYKDSLLLFSRYLQQLVMESLGKELDLDGNPVHQGIAVYGNKGSTDQHAYVQQLREGVPNFFVTFIEVLRDRSGESVEVESGATSGDFLSGLLQGTRQALYENHRDSITVTIPEVNPKTVGALIALYERAVGLYGFLINVNAYHQPGVEAGKKAAASILALQQQIIQTLKQEPAPLSIAALAEKIDAPDQAETIYKICRHLASNQRGVHLQGDFNKPASLKVSRS